From Nycticebus coucang isolate mNycCou1 chromosome 6, mNycCou1.pri, whole genome shotgun sequence, the proteins below share one genomic window:
- the LOC128587225 gene encoding olfactory receptor 4K3-like, whose product MEEVNQSVVSEFIILGLCDSWGLQALLLVIFSSLYLITILGNIFTVVIIIGDLHLHSPMYFLLANLSFIDFCLSSVTTPKMITDFLKENKTISFGGCMCQIFFGHFFGGGEMVLLVSMAYDRYVAICKPLHYSSIMNRHMCIGLVTTSWIIGFLHSISQLVMIVKLPFCGPRELDSFFCDIPLVIKLACTDTYILEMLINADSGVLAAICFSLLLLSYSHILFTVCLHSKDGASKALSTCTAHITVVVLFFGPCIFIYLWPVSITWVDKFLAVFYAVVTPLLNPAIYTLRNKEIKNAMKRLLC is encoded by the coding sequence ATGGAAGAAGTAAACCAATCTGTGGTGTCTGAATTTATTATTCTTGGGCTTTGTGATTCATGGGGGCTCCAGGCCTTGCTTCTAGtgatattttcttccctttactTGATCACCATTTTAGGCAACATCTTCACTGTGGTCATAATCATTGGTGACCTCCATCTGCACTCCCCTATGTACTTCCTGCTAGCCAATCTCTCATTCATTGACTTCTGCCTTTCCTCAGTCACTACCCCTAAAATGATCACAGACTTTCTCAAGGAAAATAAGACCATCTCCTTTGGAGGATGCATGTGTCAAATTTTCTTTGGACACTTCTTTGGAGGGGGTGAAATGGTGCTGCTTGTGTCAATGGCCTATGACCGTTacgtggccatctgcaagccactCCATTACTCCAGCATCATGAACAGACATATGTGCATTGGGTTAGTGACGACATCATGGATCATTGGGTTTTTGCATTCAATAAGTCAACTAGTTATGATTGTAAAGTTGCCCTTCTGTGGACCCAGGGAACTGGATAGCTTTTTCTGTGATATTCCATTGGTGATCAAGCTAGCCTGCACAGACACCTACATTCTAGAAATGCTGATAAATGCTGACAGTGGAGTACTGGCAGCCATTTGCTTCAGTCTGTTGTTGCTCTCCTACTCTCATATTTTGTTTACTGTCTGCCTTCACTCTAAGGATGGAGCATCCAAAGCTCTCTCTACCTGCACTGCTCATATCACAGTAGTGGTGTTATTCTTTGGACCTTGCATCTTCATCTATTTGTGGCCAGTCAGCATCACCTGGGTGGACAAGTTTCTTGCTGTATTTTATGCAGTCGTAACACCTCTCCTAAATCCAGCCATTTACACCCTTAGaaataaagagattaaaaatgccatgaagagaTTACTATGCTAG